Below is a genomic region from Miscanthus floridulus cultivar M001 chromosome 1, ASM1932011v1, whole genome shotgun sequence.
CTTTTTGTCACTGAAACATTCCGTGCATTGCAGACTCACCGTCGTGTAGAACGTGCCACCGGAATAGCTGGACTGAGCAGTTGATCCTCCTCTTTTAGCTTGGTCCTGGAGAATAGAGCAGCATGAGTGCAGAATTGTGTGCGCGCACGCGCGCGCGTGCGCAGGGAAGATTAATAAGGACTTGATCACTTGAGCATACATAGTATGAACTCTAAGCACAAGGAACAGGGCTTGAAAGCAACTAGGAaggcgcgcgggggggggggggggggggggggtgctatATCAGTATATGGTTAATCTATTATTACCAGCAGTAAGCCGGTAACAGGATTTTCCTAGAATCCTTCACTCGgaagtttgagaaaaaaaaatgaattttaatAAGGTAACCGATCACAACTCACTGGTATCTCAGTGTTAAAGCCTACTTTTCCCCATCAGGTTGGTGCATacagttcgagaaaaaaaattgaTACAATAAAAACTCATCCGTCTCCTTGGCCGGTGATTTAGCTCAGATCGCCTGCATGATCATGTTTGTATAGAAATTCCAACACAATTCAATCCAGTTGCAGAGATACAGAGCATGTGATCGTCTATTCTCTGCAAGCATCAACCTTATCTCATGCCTTTCTCTATTGTTCTCTGGCTTTTCTCTTCTGAAGAATACCGTTCTTTTTCATTGCAACTGAACTTGGCACAAAGTTTGATCATGGAAGCAGTCAAGCTCAGCAGCTAGGAAATAAAGCAACTCCGGAAGAAAGAAACGAAGGAGCAGATACGCAGAAGCAATCAATCGAAGCAGGGGGAGGAAGAGCCGGACGGAGCTCAGCGCCGGCGCGAGCTGGGCCTGGGCAGGCTTACGGCTTACCGCGAAAGGGTTGACCTCGTCGGCGCCGCCCTCCTCGAAGGGGTTGTCGTACTTGGATCTCCCCGCCATGGATCCTTCCCTCCTGGCGGCTCTCCTTGCTCTGCTCCGCTCCGATGTCagcagggagagagaggaggacaAGGACAGGGGCACTCGGGGCAGGGcagcacaagaagaagaagaagaagaagaagaagaagaagcagaggACGCAGCAGCCCAATTGGACCTCTGCTCCTTGTGTTTGTGTACTTCCCCCAACCTCCTCCAACGCGTAGAAAACGCAGACGGACTAGAATCAGCCGCGCCTGACTACCTCCGCCGCCGCATCGTCCATGGCGTCTAGAACGGGCAGGGACCAGGGGATGACGAAAATTTTAGCAGACTCCGCGTGGATTTGTCACCCATCCCCGGCCGTCAGCATTTAAACTTTATTTGGTTTTCGCCGTCAAACACATCATCAGCCGTTGCAACGAATGGAAGAGGCACCGGTGGACCTTTGGCTTTGCCGCCCCAGCCACGCCATCCAGACAGCGACGGCGTCGCCATATCCTACTCCTACCTGCTCCCTTGTATAACCGTCCCGATGTACTCCGTGCCACGTAGGAAACCTTTCGGGccacacatgagacatgacacatTTGCAATGTGTAAAAGTAAAACTCGCCAGATTACAGCGAAAAATGCTATGTGAGTTCATAATCacaaaagaatatataaaaatgaGCACAGGCAAGCAGTATGCTATCGTGCTTTGCCGAAAGGGCAAAAGTCAAGCGTCCGGGGGCCACATGCAGGGGCTGTCTTTCCATTTTCTCTGTTTCGCCTGTCGGGGGATTTCAGTTTCGTTTCAGATAAGAAAGGAACCCCACAAGGCAAAAATAGCAGCTACAGCTGTGCGCCTGGCGCTGCTGCAACCTGCAATTGACAACTAGCGCTTGCACCCCGAAACTGCTTCCTCCAACAGCTGAAAATCAGCGTTCACTCGGTCACACCAAACTTAATTCACATATACTTCATTCCTCTTCTCTCCTGGTTCGGGACTACAGGGGAGAAGGCATCAGAACGGTGGCGCACGAGACGCGGCGTCAGGCCTCATCTGCGCCTCACTGCCTTTCCCGCGGAAGAACCAGTACACTTTCTGCAAACCACAAAAACAAACGTTTGCAGAACAAAACCCATCAGTTTTACTTGTCGGAGGAATGTTTTCAAGTGTATGTATGCTGTATATTCCTACCTGGAAAACCCAGATGCTCAGCAGTGCCTCCAGCACAAACAACGCGAATCCCATGAAGTACATTATCTGAAAGCAAAAGTACTTGTCAGCCACGAAAGGTATCAGTGGTATGAAACTCATGGAAATGGTTGCCACAGATGTTATTCCCTAATCGCTCCCTGCACCCCCGTCTCAAGAACATGTCACATGAAAAGCATTCACAAAATCATGCCAATGGTTCAGGTTCCAGCAGTAACTTGAAGGAGTAGGTAACTAGTTCTGCTCAAGCCATTTTATGGGATGGACAACAGTGGCAAAGCAAGCTTGATATTTTATTACactagctaagcatagaaatatTGACAAAGGGAACTGGAGACTGGAGTGGTAACGATTTGATTCTGATTTATGTCTAGATTTGATAGAAGGTAAAGACAACTGATCATTTCTAGTTCCTCGTATTTTCATGGTACATGTATTAACATAGTATCAACTCACCCCAACACCAGCATTCTCTCCTATCTCGCTGATCGATTGAAAAAATCCGCTGCAAATAATAAGATAAGACAAATGAAGCAAATTATAGTTCGAATAGCGAGATAATGCACACGAGAAAGCTAATAAATTAGCAAGCTTATCACACTGCGTTATAAAACTGGATACAACAAAGCAACCTTTACTTATATTCAACATATTCTAAGAAAAGCCCCGATTTTACAATAATTACTTCATAGAAACATGTATTTGTAAAATAACAAACATGTAAACTTGAGTGTCTATGTGAAAAGAGCTTATGCTATCAAAAGACTTACGCCAATGATCTTCCCACATAAAAGAATGGCGGAGAAACAGCGGCGTATATGCAGAAGGCAATGTGAAACTGCAGAGACAATACCAAGTCATGAGCAGATTTTCTACTCCATGGAACAACAAGGAGACCATACAAAGGATCTTGTTTTACACACAAATCTTACAAAGTAGAATAGGAAGAACCATCCATAGCTGAACGCACTATCCTTCCTGGTGAAAGCATTATAATATCAGGTGAATTTATGGTTTTACAGAAACTTTGTAAAAAAATAGTTTTGGAAGCTCAGTAGGAATATAGTACCTCATGGCACGATAAAGAGGTCGGTACCATAAAAAGTAGGCACCTGGGCATCCAGTAATGAAGTATATGACTGCCAGAAACCAGATCCTAGGATCTGCATGGAAGAACATTCATACTAACTAGCAGGAATAACAAATTTAAATAATATGATTATTAGAAGcacataaataaaaaatatttttttttatgaaCATACCATGCCCTGTAATCCAAGCAGCAGTTACACATAAAATGTTCCAGAAGAGGCATATGACCAACCCTGCATGAGAATTTTGCAAAAAGTATTAGTTACAATAGTTTTGGAAGCCAGTAATCCTTAAAGAGGGCAGTTTTTAATTAATCCACGCATTTCCTAGCTTCATACCTAGGAGTGATGCAAAAGAGACATACTGTACTCTCTGCAAGTGCACGGGTATATCATTTGAAATGTCAACATGAATGATGGGGAAGAATGGTGGCCAGTTTTTGGGCTCTATTAAAACTCCAGCTGCATGTAAAAGAGGGGTGATAATATAAAATCATGGGACATTTCCGAAGAAAACTGGTACATGCAAAAAATAAAATTAAGGTTACCTCTCGCAAGAGCTTCTTCCC
It encodes:
- the LOC136519793 gene encoding secretory carrier-associated membrane protein 4-like isoform X1; amino-acid sequence: MMYPLCFLHFQHPRPTPLPPEPAGFYNDIGASVDIPLDNKKDLKKKERELMAKEAELNRREQEIKRREEALARAGVLIEPKNWPPFFPIIHVDISNDIPVHLQRVQYVSFASLLGLVICLFWNILCVTAAWITGHDPRIWFLAVIYFITGCPGAYFLWYRPLYRAMRKDSAFSYGWFFLFYFFHIAFCIYAAVSPPFFYVGRSLAGFFQSISEIGENAGVGIMYFMGFALFVLEALLSIWVFQKVYWFFRGKGSEAQMRPDAASRAPPF
- the LOC136519793 gene encoding secretory carrier-associated membrane protein 4-like isoform X2; this translates as MAKEAELNRREQEIKRREEALARAGVLIEPKNWPPFFPIIHVDISNDIPVHLQRVQYVSFASLLGLVICLFWNILCVTAAWITGHDPRIWFLAVIYFITGCPGAYFLWYRPLYRAMRKDSAFSYGWFFLFYFFHIAFCIYAAVSPPFFYVGRSLAGFFQSISEIGENAGVGIMYFMGFALFVLEALLSIWVFQKVYWFFRGKGSEAQMRPDAASRAPPF